The DNA region TTCCATGCGTATGAATCCCTATCAAAGCGATGTAATCGCAATGGGTCCGAAAATAGTTATCGGAAAGGGAGGTATGGATGACACTGTCCGTCAAGCCCTGATTGAAAATGAGGCGATTTATGTTGTGGCGACCGGAGGATGCGCCGCTTTGTATGTTGATGCTGTTGAGGAAATAGAGAGCGTTGACTGGCTCGATTTGGGAATGCCTGAGGCAATATGGAATTTAAAGGTCAAGGATTTCGGACCGCTTATCGTTGCAATGGACAGTAAAGGCAACAGTTTATATGATTGAAGATACCATTATATAATATAATTTTAAAAATATGTATAGTTACTAAATTAAGGAGTTTTTGAAAATGTCTGACTTAAATGAACTTGCAGAAAAAAGATTAAAATCAAGAATTAGGAAAATTAAAAAATGTAATAAATCTGAAGAGGAAAAAGAAAAGTTTTTTTCTCAATTAGGTACTTCTTTTGAAATATTTTTCCCGCCTACCAAAAAATCTGACACCGTCAGCGACAGTTTAATGATATGGGTTACTCCTGAAGGAAAGATTCTCGACGCCGAATATTCCTATGAGGAACCTGAAGAAGAACAATACACTTCCATTCCATTAACTGAAAAAGATTTAAAACCATTTTTAGAAGCTTTATCAGATTTCAAATTAGAAATGGATGATATTTAAATGATAGTTAACAACTCATTGGATGAAGTCAAGAAAAGGGAAAATGCCCTTGCCATAATTAAGGATTGGGTTTTAAACAAGTCCCGTGATTCATTATACGACTTGACAGGTTTATCCGGAGGATTCATTGCAAGTCCTTCCGAAATTAACCTTCTGGAAACCTATGTCGGTCCGGCCATTTTCGAAGAGGAACTTCAAAAAGTCGGAATTGAGCATATGGGTGGTGAAAAGGTTCTCCCTCTAAACAGGACTTCATCAGGAATTCTTGCAACGATATTAACTCTTGTAGGTGAAAATACTAATGTGGTTCACTACCTGGCCAAGCTGCCTGCGCACCCTTCAATTCCAAGAAGCTGTGCTCTAGTAGGTGCCAATTACAGTGAAACAGATGATTTTGATGAATTTTTCATACCTGAAAACACTTCCCTTGTGGTAATTACCGGCTCCACGATGGACCATGAGGTCATTGACCTGGACAACTTCAAAAAGGTCATTGAAATGGCTCATGAAAAGGATATTCCGGTAATGGTTGATGACGCTTCTGGAGCAAGGCTTAGAACTGTTGTGTTCAACCAGCCGAAGGCATGCGATCTGGGTGCTGACATTTCAATAACAAGTACGGATAAGTTAATGCCGGGTCCTAGGGGAGGATTAATGGCAGGTAGAAAGGAATTGATTGATGAGATTAAGGTAAAGGTCAATCAGTTCGGTTTGGAAGCTCAGCCTCCAGCTATTCTTGCAATGGTAAACGGTATCAAGAATTTCGATGGAGACAACTTAATCAACAGCTTTTCAAGAAAGGATGAGCTATTGGAATTGTTGTCTTTAAGTTTCACCAATTTCAAATCCACTCCGACCGGGGTCATGATAACTCCTGAGGATTTGGCATCAGAGCTTGACGTGGAGCATAATCTCTCAGATGATGACGTTGCTTACGTATTCTCATTTATCTTATTGAAGGAGCATGGAATAATCACCATTCCTCCGGTATCAATGCCGGGAGCATCCGCTACAATAAGATTCGATTTATCAACAAGTGATGCTTTCAAGTTGGATTTGGATGATTTAAATAAAAAAATAGTATCTTCATTCAATAACCTTAAGGAATTGGTTATTAATGAAGATGAATGTAGGGAGATTGTATTTAATTTTTAATAATGCATTCTCCGGAAATTACTTTTTCTAAACTTCCGTCAATCTTTTCAACGACCAGTGCGCCTTCTCTGCTTATTCCTAAGACGTAAGCGTCATAAGGTTTACTGAATGGTTCCCTTACTTCCACAATCTTTCCGATTGAGTAGGAATATTTTCTCCATTCTTTCAGAATGGCTTCATATTCTCCATCCATGAATATTGAGCCAATTTTTTCAAACTCTTCAAGGAAGATTCTGATTACTTCATTTTCGTTGACTTTATGGCCAAGTTCAATGCCTAAAGTCGTTGTTCCTTCCTGAAGCTCTTCTGGAAGTTCATGAACGTCAAAGTTGGCATCGATTCCGACTCCGATAATGACGTTTTCAATGGTGTTGAATTTTGTAATGGCTTCTGTAAGGATTCCACAGATTTTTTTGCCGTTAATCATCACGTCATTAGGCCATTTGATTTCAGCACTTTCGATTCCAAGCTTTTCAAGGGTTTTCACGACTGCAACGCCAGTAGCTAAGGTAATCATTGAAATCTTTGAATGGTCCACCTGAGGATTTAAAACCATGGATAACCAGATTCCGCCCAACGGGGATTGCCATGCTTTTCCAAGTCTTCCTTTTGCTTTGCTTTGCTTTTCTGAAAGAATTACACATCCGTTTGAAACATTGTTTAGGGATAGGAATTTTGCAACAGTATTTGTGGACATTACTTCCTTAAAGATATACATCTCTTTTCCGATTATTTTTGTATCCAAACCATCAACGATTTCTTCCCTTTTCAGGTATTCGGTTTCTTCCTGTCCCATTTCCTTGATTATGTCTGCAAAATCATGGATTTTGACTTCACGGATTTCATCAATAGTCTTGTCAGATAACTTTTCTTCTCTTTTTAACAGGTTTATAATTTCATTTTCCATTTTAATCCCCATTAAATTATTTTTTAGCCTTATGACTCATTGCCATGTTTTGATAGGAACCGACCGCTGCAGAAATGGCAGCTATCTTTTTGCCAGGCATGAATGTGGATTTGAGCCTGTTAACGTAGTCCGCATCCTCGGCAATGACGTTATCCATTTCGCTTTCGATTCCTTTCTTGTACTGGTCAATAAAGTGAGTATTCAAATCTCCGCTAATGAAATTAGGGTTTCTCAAAACAGCCTTATGGAATGGAATTGTGGTTTTAACGCCTAAAATGATGTATTCGCTCAATGCTCTTTTCATTCTGTTAATGGCGTCTTCCCTGTTTCTTCCATAGGTAATCAGTTTGGAAATCATTGAATCGTAAAATGTAGGAATGGTATAGTTCATGTAGACTCCACTGTCCAGACGTACTCCCGGACCTCCAGGAGATCTGTAACCTGTAATTTTACCAGGATTAGGTGCAAAGTCATTTAAAGGATCTTCTGCATTGATACGGCATTCGATTGCGTGGCCGTTTACCTTAATGTCGTTTTGCTCATAGCTTAACTCTTCTCCGGCGGCAATCCTGATCTGTTCTTTAATGAGGTCCGTATTGGTTACAAGCTCGGTAATTGGGTGTTCCACTTGAATACGGGTGTTCATTTCAAGGAAATAGTAGTTTCCGTTGTCATAAAGGAACTCTACTGTACCTGCGCTTGTGTATCCGATGTATTCTGCTGCCTTAACGGCGCTTCCACCCATCTCTTCACGCAATTCATCGGTCATGATTGGGGAAGGAGCTTCTTCAAGCAGCTTCTGGTGTCTTCTCTGGATTGAACATTCCCTGTCCGCCACGTGAATGATGTTTCCATGTTCGTCAGCCAACAGTTGGAATTCAATGTGCCTTGGTTTTTCAAGGTACTTTTCAATGAATACAGTTGAATCACCGAAGTTTGTGGCTGCAACGGATTGTGTGGATTCGATTGCACGCACGAGTTCCTCTTCCTCATAGACAGCACGCATACCTATTCCTCCGCCTCCTGCAGAAGCCTTGACAATTACGGGATATCCGATTTGTCTGGCTATTTCCTTTGCTTCTTCAATATCGCTGACACCTTCGGGAGTACCTTCAATGACCGGAACGCCGGCCTTTTTCATCAATGCCTTTGACGTAATCTTGTCTCCCATTTCATGAATGACCTTTCCGCTAGGGCCGATAAGCTTTATTCCGTTTTTTTCACACTCTTCTCCAAATTTAGGATTTTCTGCTAAAAATCCGTATCCTGGGTGAATTGCATCAGCTCCAGCTTCATTGGCAATATTGATTATCTTTTCAATATTCAAATAGGATTTGGCAGGTGAAGGATTACCTAAAGGATAGCTTTCATCCGCATAATTTGTATAAAGGGAGGTCTTATCTGCATCAGAGTATACGGCTACGCTTTTTATGTCAAGTTCACGGCATGCACGCATAACCCTAATCGCAATTTCTCCTCTATTTGCAATTAATACTTTTTCAAACATTTGAAACCTCGAAAAAATTTTTCTTTAATAATATAATTATATGTAATACAAATAATAAATATGTTGATGAAATGAAAAAAATTACCAGAAAAAAACATCTTGAAATGAGAATTCAATCAATTCCAAATCATCCGAAACCAAAAGTGGAGCTTGAGCAGTACGCAACTCCCTCAGTCATAGCTTCCGATTTGCTCTGGAACGCTTTATCTCTGGGAGATATCGAAAACAGAAATATTCTTGACTTGGGTTGTGGCTGCGGAATATTCTCAATCGGTTCAATGCTTCTTGGGGCAAATTCAGCCATTGGCGTTGACATTGATGAGGACGCAGTTGAAATGGCTCGTAAATGTGCCGGTGATTTTGGCATTGACAATATTAATTATATAGTAAGTGATGTCTGTGAGTTGGGAAATGATTTTGATGTCGATACGATATTCCAGAATCCCCCTTTCGGATCTCAAAAGAGGGCGGACAGGGGAGCTGATTTGAAATTCGTCAAAAAGGCTTATGAATTGTCTCCTGATGTTTTGTATTCCTTTCACATGGCCTCAACTGAAGATTTTTTAATTAATTATTATGAAAGCCTGTCATTTACAATAACCCATATCTTCAGGTATTCATTCTCAATTCCAAAAATATATGAATTTCATACCAAAGAATCACGTGATGTTGACGTAATTGTCATACGGGCAGAAATTTAACTTAAAAAAGCTATTTAATTTTTTTAAGAACCTTATTTTTTTCCTATTTTTCATGCTAAAAAACAATACCTTTATATAGTAGATACTTGATATATAATAGTAATATATTCTCTGAGTATAAAAAAGTTGGTAGCATAAAAAGAGCTACGGGTATTATAATTGATATAATACTTTAAAAATGTGTAAATCTATTTTAGTGAAGCTATAGATGTAGGGTAATCTTTATATACTTTACATAATATATTATGTATGATGTATAAAGATGAGCTATCTATATTTATTCCAAATTCGTTTTTATCTGAGTCTAAAGACCTGAAGGTTCGTACTTACAAAGTGGGAATTCTAGGCAGGGCTTTGGCCGTGTTTCAAGCAGATAATGTGATTATCTACAACGATGATCATGTGAAAAATGAAGATGGGGAAAGTGACGCAGCATTCATGGCTGAAGTTTTAAGTTTTATGGACACGCCTCAGTACCTTAGGAAACAGGCATTTCCGATTAAAAAGGAACTCAAGCATGTAGGAATACTGCCGCCGCTTAGAACTCCGCATCATCCCTTGAATAATCAACCTGACGTCGGTGATTATAGGCAAGGTTTCACAGTCAAGCGAAACAATAAGGGAACGTTTGTGGATATTGGTATGGATAAACTTGCATTCTGCAAAGAGCAACTTTCAGTCAAAAAGATTTTTGACTTTAAAATTGCTAAAATAGCTAAGAAAGAAGTAATAGTCACACCTGATAAACCAGATGACATTTACTGGGGATATGATGTAATATCCTCTAATAAGAGTCTTAAAAATAGCTTAAAATTAATTAAACCGGATCTTGTAATTGAAACTACAAGATATGGAGATTATATTGATTCTATTTTTGATGAATTAAAGCATAAAGTAGAAGAATCTAAAAGTATTGCTATTTTATTTGGTGGCCCTTATTCTTCAATTCAGGAAGATGTATCTAATGCAAATTGGGATTTAATCAAATTAAATACCATTCCGAATCAGGGTACTGAAACTGTTAGAACTGAAGAGGCAGTTGTCGCTACGCTTTCTTTATTCAACTTTATGAGATATTAATTCACTTCGTTTATTAGTTTTTACAC from Methanobrevibacter millerae includes:
- a CDS encoding FumA C-terminus/TtdB family hydratase beta subunit, which encodes MVIDINVPIKNESLADLKAGDVISLTGHILTARDQAHKRILEEGAPRDISGAAIFHAGPIIAEEDGNYRMVAIGPTTSMRMNPYQSDVIAMGPKIVIGKGGMDDTVRQALIENEAIYVVATGGCAALYVDAVEEIESVDWLDLGMPEAIWNLKVKDFGPLIVAMDSKGNSLYD
- a CDS encoding TIGR03576 family pyridoxal phosphate-dependent enzyme gives rise to the protein MIVNNSLDEVKKRENALAIIKDWVLNKSRDSLYDLTGLSGGFIASPSEINLLETYVGPAIFEEELQKVGIEHMGGEKVLPLNRTSSGILATILTLVGENTNVVHYLAKLPAHPSIPRSCALVGANYSETDDFDEFFIPENTSLVVITGSTMDHEVIDLDNFKKVIEMAHEKDIPVMVDDASGARLRTVVFNQPKACDLGADISITSTDKLMPGPRGGLMAGRKELIDEIKVKVNQFGLEAQPPAILAMVNGIKNFDGDNLINSFSRKDELLELLSLSFTNFKSTPTGVMITPEDLASELDVEHNLSDDDVAYVFSFILLKEHGIITIPPVSMPGASATIRFDLSTSDAFKLDLDDLNKKIVSSFNNLKELVINEDECREIVFNF
- a CDS encoding biotin--[acetyl-CoA-carboxylase] ligase produces the protein MENEIINLLKREEKLSDKTIDEIREVKIHDFADIIKEMGQEETEYLKREEIVDGLDTKIIGKEMYIFKEVMSTNTVAKFLSLNNVSNGCVILSEKQSKAKGRLGKAWQSPLGGIWLSMVLNPQVDHSKISMITLATGVAVVKTLEKLGIESAEIKWPNDVMINGKKICGILTEAITKFNTIENVIIGVGIDANFDVHELPEELQEGTTTLGIELGHKVNENEVIRIFLEEFEKIGSIFMDGEYEAILKEWRKYSYSIGKIVEVREPFSKPYDAYVLGISREGALVVEKIDGSLEKVISGECIIKN
- a CDS encoding acetyl-CoA carboxylase biotin carboxylase subunit is translated as MFEKVLIANRGEIAIRVMRACRELDIKSVAVYSDADKTSLYTNYADESYPLGNPSPAKSYLNIEKIINIANEAGADAIHPGYGFLAENPKFGEECEKNGIKLIGPSGKVIHEMGDKITSKALMKKAGVPVIEGTPEGVSDIEEAKEIARQIGYPVIVKASAGGGGIGMRAVYEEEELVRAIESTQSVAATNFGDSTVFIEKYLEKPRHIEFQLLADEHGNIIHVADRECSIQRRHQKLLEEAPSPIMTDELREEMGGSAVKAAEYIGYTSAGTVEFLYDNGNYYFLEMNTRIQVEHPITELVTNTDLIKEQIRIAAGEELSYEQNDIKVNGHAIECRINAEDPLNDFAPNPGKITGYRSPGGPGVRLDSGVYMNYTIPTFYDSMISKLITYGRNREDAINRMKRALSEYIILGVKTTIPFHKAVLRNPNFISGDLNTHFIDQYKKGIESEMDNVIAEDADYVNRLKSTFMPGKKIAAISAAVGSYQNMAMSHKAKK
- a CDS encoding METTL5 family protein, coding for MKKITRKKHLEMRIQSIPNHPKPKVELEQYATPSVIASDLLWNALSLGDIENRNILDLGCGCGIFSIGSMLLGANSAIGVDIDEDAVEMARKCAGDFGIDNINYIVSDVCELGNDFDVDTIFQNPPFGSQKRADRGADLKFVKKAYELSPDVLYSFHMASTEDFLINYYESLSFTITHIFRYSFSIPKIYEFHTKESRDVDVIVIRAEI
- a CDS encoding putative RNA uridine N3 methyltransferase, yielding MYKDELSIFIPNSFLSESKDLKVRTYKVGILGRALAVFQADNVIIYNDDHVKNEDGESDAAFMAEVLSFMDTPQYLRKQAFPIKKELKHVGILPPLRTPHHPLNNQPDVGDYRQGFTVKRNNKGTFVDIGMDKLAFCKEQLSVKKIFDFKIAKIAKKEVIVTPDKPDDIYWGYDVISSNKSLKNSLKLIKPDLVIETTRYGDYIDSIFDELKHKVEESKSIAILFGGPYSSIQEDVSNANWDLIKLNTIPNQGTETVRTEEAVVATLSLFNFMRY